AAAAATTTGCTTAACTTGCTCATCCGATAAACTATCAACAGGGTTGTCTTGATGGATGATAATGCCCACCCCATCTTGAGCGATACTATGAAACGATAAATCGTCATCCTCTGGGGTGATACCACGGGAAACCATGCCAATATCTGCAATACCATTGCGCACATCACTAATGCCACGGGATGAGCCTCCCGTTTGTACATCGATACGCACATTAGGATTTTCCCCCTCAAACTGTTTCCCTATCTCCGACACAAGGGGGGCAACGGTGCTTGAACCTGTAATAACTAATCTTCCTGTTAGGGTATCGGCATCCCCTGAATTAGTCACCGCATTTTGTTGGCATGATTGCAAAGTAAGAGGTGCAATTATCCCCACAGAAAAAATTTGAATAGCTTTTTTTGAAATCATAATCACTTATTTTCAATTTGTTAAGATGTGCTAACTCAAAGCACCACCACAACTCGAACCACTCCCTGCCGTGCAACCATAACAATAGGGTGCAGTTTGTATCTTTTCTATGACATCTAAACTATCCATTGCCAATAACTTAGCAACTGTCAAATCCTCTCCATCATCGGTTTTAGCAGGTAAATTTTCCATCTGGTTAAAATCACAGTCATAAACATTACCTAAATAGTCAATAGATAACTCATTACGACACATTAAACTATTAACCGTAGTAGGATTAAAATTAGACTCTAAAAAAGATAAATAATCATCAATTAACCCCTGTTTTCCCAAGAAAAACTTAGTTCTGCCAATGGGCAAATTAGTAATAGTTAAAAGGTTATTAAAACTAATCTCAAAATGTTCTTGTAAGAACATTTTATAAGCTGTTTCTAACTTAGATTGTTCCGCCGTCAAAGAAAATTTTTTAGTAGTAGGTAAAGGAGGATTATAAACCAAATCTAAAATCAAATCTGGATCTGTTCCATAACCCAAATCATTGAGCCATTGAATAGCTTTAATAGATTGATCGTAAACTCCCTTACCTC
The sequence above is a segment of the Cyanobacterium stanieri PCC 7202 genome. Coding sequences within it:
- a CDS encoding Radical SAM domain protein (PFAM: Radical SAM superfamily; Protein of unknown function (DUF3641)~TIGRFAM: radical SAM/Cys-rich domain protein~COGs: COG0535 Fe-S oxidoreductase~InterPro IPR007197~KEGG: ana:alr3097 hypothetical protein~PFAM: Radical SAM domain protein~SPTR: Alr3097 protein), which gives rise to MTVNTITTITPFNQKIKTPLLKDKITVLQINLGKKCNLACRHCHVEASPKRTEELTPEICQQLQQLIAKFPQIQTVDLTGGAPELNYGFKSLVDTARQYDKEIIVRSNLTIYFEEGFEDIPVYCAENKVRIVASLPCYLEDNVDKMRGKGVYDQSIKAIQWLNDLGYGTDPDLILDLVYNPPLPTTKKFSLTAEQSKLETAYKMFLQEHFEISFNNLLTITNLPIGRTKFFLGKQGLIDDYLSFLESNFNPTTVNSLMCRNELSIDYLGNVYDCDFNQMENLPAKTDDGEDLTVAKLLAMDSLDVIEKIQTAPYCYGCTAGSGSSCGGALS